Proteins from one Parvibaculum lavamentivorans DS-1 genomic window:
- the purN gene encoding phosphoribosylglycinamide formyltransferase produces the protein MRIGILISGRGSNLKALIDTCAEPGFRGRIALVISNRPGAPGLAIAEAAGIPTLVIDHKEYASRTTFDAELDQALRKAGVELICNAGFMRILTDEFVEKWRDRQINIHPSILPAFKGMHVHQRALDAGVKITGCTVHFVRAEMDEGPIVAQAAVPVLPGDTAETLAARVLEAEHKLYPLALRLIVDGRARVAGEQVVIDYDGETLAGPLFVPAV, from the coding sequence GTGAGGATCGGCATTCTCATCTCGGGCCGGGGCTCGAACCTCAAGGCCCTGATCGACACCTGCGCCGAACCCGGCTTTCGCGGACGTATTGCTCTCGTCATTTCCAATCGCCCCGGGGCGCCTGGCCTTGCCATTGCCGAGGCGGCTGGCATCCCGACGCTCGTCATCGATCACAAGGAATATGCAAGCCGCACGACTTTCGATGCGGAACTCGATCAGGCGCTCCGCAAGGCGGGTGTCGAACTCATCTGCAATGCCGGGTTCATGCGCATCCTCACGGATGAATTCGTCGAGAAGTGGCGCGACCGGCAGATCAACATCCACCCCTCGATCCTTCCCGCGTTCAAGGGCATGCATGTCCATCAGCGCGCGCTCGACGCGGGCGTGAAGATCACCGGCTGCACGGTCCATTTCGTGCGCGCCGAAATGGATGAGGGCCCCATCGTCGCGCAGGCCGCCGTGCCGGTCCTGCCGGGCGACACCGCGGAAACGCTCGCCGCGCGCGTACTCGAAGCCGAACACAAGCTTTATCCGCTGGCGCTGCGCCTCATTGTCGATGGCCGCGCCCGCGTCGCCGGCGAACAGGTCGTGATCGACTATGATGGCGAGACACTGGCGGGGCCGTTATTCGTGCCTGCGGTTTAG
- the ndk gene encoding nucleoside-diphosphate kinase, protein MALERTFSIIKPDATRRNLTGKIIDRFESAGLRVVASKRIHMTKAQAEGFYAVHKERPFFNDLVSFMISGPVVVQVLEGENAVAKNREIMGATNPANADAGTIRKDFAESIEANSVHGSDAPETAAEEIKYFFKDEEIVG, encoded by the coding sequence ATGGCTCTCGAACGCACATTCTCGATCATCAAGCCGGACGCGACCCGGCGTAATCTCACCGGCAAGATCATCGACCGCTTCGAAAGCGCGGGCCTGCGTGTGGTCGCCTCCAAGCGCATCCACATGACCAAGGCCCAGGCGGAAGGCTTCTATGCCGTCCACAAGGAGCGCCCCTTCTTCAACGATCTCGTCTCCTTCATGATTTCCGGCCCGGTCGTCGTCCAGGTGCTGGAAGGCGAGAACGCCGTCGCGAAGAACCGCGAGATCATGGGCGCCACCAACCCGGCCAATGCCGATGCCGGCACGATCCGCAAGGATTTCGCGGAATCGATCGAGGCGAACTCGGTCCACGGTTCCGACGCCCCGGAAACGGCCGCCGAAGAGATCAAGTACTTCTTCAAGGACGAAGAAATCGTCGGCTGA
- a CDS encoding ABC-F family ATP-binding cassette domain-containing protein, whose translation MLHINDLTFRMEGRLLLDHVTAAVPPGQRTGFVGRNGTGKSTLLKLITGEYTPETGGISFPKSWRIGMVRQEVLAGPTSLLDTVLAADLERSSLLAEAETASDPHRIAEIHTRLADMGAHAAPARAATILSGLGFDEAAQARPCSDFSGGWRMRVALAAVLFSEPDLLLLDEPTNYLDLEGTIWLEDYLRSYPYTVLIVSHDRDLLNNVAQNILHLEHKKLTVYSGNYDRFDRTRREKLMLQLSMKKKQDDARRHMESFIERFKAKASKARQAQSRMKALAKMEPIADILNERVLPFRFPAPDKPLASPIIRLEHASVGYEPGKPVLKDLDLRIDQDDRIALLGANGNGKSTFAKLLCDRLQVTGGHKYDSKKLRIAYFAQHQLDELNMGDTPYEHFRELKPDATQAQVRAIAGSYGFGADKADTKVEKLSGGEKARLLFAIATFHKPHMIILDEPTNHLDVDSREALVMAINEYDGAFILISHDRHLVETCADRLWLVADGTVAPYDGDLNDYRKWLLDPARRIKPLVAEDEEGEAAPAPAPRPSNDKKEARRLAAQKREQMAPLKKKAQAAEQEVARIQKIIETLTAKLGDPKVAGDPGASAATAKERADAMKALARAEEAWLEASSAYEEAMAD comes from the coding sequence ATGCTGCATATCAACGATCTGACCTTCCGAATGGAGGGGCGCCTGCTCCTCGACCATGTCACCGCCGCCGTGCCCCCCGGGCAACGGACGGGCTTTGTCGGCCGTAACGGTACCGGTAAATCGACGCTGCTGAAGCTCATCACGGGCGAATATACGCCCGAGACGGGCGGTATCAGCTTTCCGAAAAGCTGGCGCATCGGCATGGTCCGGCAAGAAGTGCTGGCCGGTCCGACGTCGCTTCTCGACACGGTGCTTGCCGCCGATCTCGAGCGGTCATCGCTGCTCGCCGAAGCGGAGACGGCGAGCGACCCTCACCGGATTGCCGAGATCCATACGAGGCTGGCCGATATGGGCGCCCATGCGGCCCCTGCCCGCGCGGCCACCATTCTTTCCGGTCTCGGCTTCGACGAGGCGGCGCAGGCGCGGCCTTGCTCGGATTTCTCGGGCGGCTGGCGGATGCGCGTGGCTCTTGCGGCGGTGCTCTTTTCGGAGCCCGACCTGCTGCTGCTCGACGAGCCGACCAACTATCTCGATCTCGAAGGCACGATCTGGCTTGAGGACTATCTGCGGTCCTATCCCTATACCGTGCTCATCGTCAGCCATGACCGCGACCTCCTGAACAATGTCGCGCAGAACATCCTGCATCTCGAACACAAGAAGCTCACGGTCTATAGCGGCAATTACGACCGCTTCGACCGGACGCGGCGCGAAAAGCTGATGCTGCAGCTTTCGATGAAGAAGAAGCAGGACGATGCGCGCCGCCACATGGAGAGCTTCATCGAACGCTTCAAGGCGAAGGCGTCGAAGGCACGCCAGGCGCAGAGCCGCATGAAGGCGCTCGCGAAGATGGAACCCATCGCCGACATATTGAACGAGCGCGTGCTGCCGTTCCGTTTTCCGGCGCCAGACAAGCCGCTCGCCTCGCCGATCATCCGGCTAGAACATGCGAGCGTCGGATACGAGCCCGGCAAGCCGGTGCTGAAGGATCTCGATCTCCGCATCGACCAGGACGACCGCATCGCGCTTCTCGGTGCGAACGGCAACGGCAAGTCGACATTTGCGAAACTGCTATGCGACCGGTTGCAGGTGACGGGCGGACACAAATACGATTCAAAGAAGCTGCGTATCGCTTATTTCGCGCAGCATCAGCTCGACGAACTCAATATGGGCGATACGCCTTACGAGCATTTCCGCGAGCTGAAACCGGATGCGACGCAGGCACAAGTGCGCGCCATTGCAGGCTCCTACGGGTTCGGCGCGGACAAGGCGGATACGAAAGTCGAGAAGCTTTCAGGCGGCGAGAAGGCACGCCTTTTGTTCGCCATCGCGACTTTTCACAAGCCGCACATGATCATCCTCGACGAACCGACGAACCATCTGGACGTCGACAGCCGCGAGGCGCTGGTCATGGCGATCAACGAATATGACGGCGCTTTCATTCTGATTTCGCATGACCGGCATCTTGTCGAAACATGCGCGGATCGTTTGTGGCTTGTCGCGGACGGAACCGTTGCGCCTTATGATGGCGATCTCAACGACTACCGGAAATGGCTGCTCGATCCGGCGCGGCGCATCAAACCCCTGGTCGCGGAAGACGAAGAAGGAGAGGCCGCGCCTGCGCCGGCACCTCGCCCATCGAACGACAAGAAGGAAGCACGACGCCTTGCCGCGCAGAAGCGCGAGCAGATGGCGCCGTTAAAGAAAAAAGCTCAGGCCGCCGAGCAAGAGGTTGCGCGCATTCAGAAAATCATCGAAACGCTGACCGCGAAACTTGGCGATCCGAAGGTCGCCGGAGACCCCGGAGCGAGCGCCGCGACGGCGAAGGAACGGGCCGATGCGATGAAGGCGCTGGCGCGGGCGGAGGAGGCCTGGCTGGAGGCAAGCTCGGCCTATGAGGAGGCGATGGCGGACTAA
- a CDS encoding MBL fold metallo-hydrolase — MSVWLKRSLVALAVLVAILGAAYYWFIVESRMPSDAAYALDINEVRRMVAAVPGDKPATVEVERVGAFSFPATAIVAGDGWSQRDLPVFSYRLVTPESSIIIDTALNAELGGDNLVGFDAEAYARMERAMQTASLIVITHEHMDHIGGLTVHPDLPAVLPAMQLTQEQVENPELSVPAKFPDGALSAYEPLVYEKYKVVAPGVVLIKAPGHSPGSQMVYVQRADGSEMLFIGDVAWHYRNIVTQRERARLVTQFFLEEDRTAVFGQLAALKKLNEAEPEIAIVPGHDGEIVGELIESGVLAEGFTGAAETE; from the coding sequence ATGTCTGTCTGGCTCAAGAGAAGTCTCGTCGCCTTGGCGGTGCTCGTCGCCATCCTTGGTGCCGCTTATTACTGGTTCATCGTCGAAAGCCGGATGCCGTCCGACGCGGCCTACGCCCTCGACATCAATGAAGTGCGCCGCATGGTCGCCGCCGTTCCCGGCGACAAGCCCGCAACCGTCGAAGTGGAGCGCGTCGGCGCTTTCAGCTTCCCCGCAACGGCGATCGTGGCGGGTGACGGCTGGTCGCAACGCGATCTGCCCGTCTTCTCATACCGGCTGGTGACGCCGGAAAGCAGCATCATCATCGACACCGCGCTCAATGCCGAACTGGGCGGCGACAATCTCGTCGGCTTCGATGCGGAGGCTTATGCACGCATGGAGCGGGCGATGCAGACGGCTTCGCTCATCGTCATCACGCATGAGCATATGGACCATATCGGCGGCCTTACCGTGCATCCCGATCTGCCGGCAGTCCTGCCCGCGATGCAGTTGACGCAGGAACAGGTCGAAAACCCGGAACTCAGCGTGCCCGCGAAGTTCCCGGACGGCGCGCTCTCCGCCTATGAACCGCTTGTTTACGAGAAATACAAGGTGGTCGCGCCGGGTGTCGTGCTCATCAAGGCGCCGGGGCATTCGCCGGGCAGCCAGATGGTTTATGTTCAGCGTGCTGACGGTTCTGAAATGCTCTTCATCGGCGACGTCGCCTGGCACTACCGCAACATCGTGACCCAGCGGGAGCGCGCCCGTCTCGTCACGCAATTTTTCCTGGAGGAAGACCGCACCGCCGTCTTCGGGCAGCTCGCGGCGCTGAAAAAGCTCAATGAGGCTGAACCGGAGATCGCCATCGTGCCCGGCCATGACGGCGAAATCGTCGGTGAATTGATCGAATCGGGGGTGCTCGCGGAAGGCTTCACCGGCGCCGCCGAAACGGAGTAG
- a CDS encoding DNA polymerase III subunit chi → MTEVLFYHLQNAPLEQVLPQLLERSLERGWRAIVRAGGPERLDALNNVLWTYSDDSFLPHGTLDDGPAALEPVFLTVDDENPNNANVLFLVDGAAPGNIGPYERCVLMFDGRDEAALAAAREHWKTLKAEGHDATYWQQSPEGRWEKKA, encoded by the coding sequence GTGACGGAGGTTCTGTTCTACCATTTGCAGAACGCGCCTCTGGAACAGGTGCTGCCGCAATTGCTGGAGCGTTCGCTGGAGCGCGGCTGGCGCGCGATTGTCAGGGCTGGCGGTCCGGAGCGGCTCGACGCGCTCAACAATGTCCTCTGGACCTACAGCGACGACAGCTTTCTGCCGCACGGAACGCTGGATGACGGCCCCGCCGCGCTGGAGCCCGTCTTTCTGACCGTCGATGACGAAAACCCGAACAACGCCAACGTCCTCTTCCTTGTCGATGGCGCTGCCCCCGGCAATATCGGCCCCTATGAGCGCTGCGTGCTGATGTTCGACGGCCGCGACGAAGCGGCGCTCGCCGCCGCGCGCGAACACTGGAAAACGCTGAAGGCGGAAGGGCACGACGCCACCTATTGGCAGCAAAGCCCGGAAGGCCGGTGGGAAAAGAAGGCGTGA
- a CDS encoding leucyl aminopeptidase, whose protein sequence is MNITFADISLAKPGALAVLVTEGATLRGIAADLDGKLGGALKRAMKAAGFTGKAGSVLEVVGPQGVSAGRVLLAGLGKSADLSAASLEKAGGELAGRLEKTKETALSIVLDGISGPKLPAGEAAARVALGARLRSYRFDKYKTKKKEGDDKSGLKTLTVMTRAAASARKDYAPLSKVAEGMFLTRDLVNEPANILFPGEFAKRARALSKLGVKVEVLGEAQMKKLGMGSLLGVGYGSQHESQMVVMRWNGGKPGEKPVAFVGKGVCFDTGGISLKPAAGMEDMKGDMGGAACVTGLMHALAARKAKVNVVGVIGLVENMPDGKAQRPGDIVTSMSGQTIEVINTDAEGRLVLADALWYTQSRFKPKFMIDLATLTGAIMVALGKEYAGLFSNDDKLSKQLSEAGEVEGEKVWRLPMGPAYDKMIDSRFADMKNVGGRDGGSITAAQFLQRFVNKVTWAHLDIAGTAMASPQTATNQSWGSGWGVRLLNRLVADNYEG, encoded by the coding sequence ATGAATATTACGTTCGCCGACATCTCGCTCGCCAAGCCCGGCGCGCTCGCCGTCCTCGTCACCGAGGGTGCGACGCTGCGGGGCATCGCCGCCGATCTCGACGGCAAGCTCGGCGGCGCGCTCAAGCGGGCGATGAAGGCGGCAGGCTTTACCGGCAAGGCGGGCAGCGTGCTGGAGGTTGTCGGGCCGCAGGGCGTGAGCGCGGGCCGTGTGCTTCTCGCCGGGCTCGGCAAGTCGGCGGACCTGTCGGCGGCAAGCCTCGAAAAGGCTGGCGGCGAATTGGCGGGGCGTCTGGAGAAGACGAAGGAAACGGCGCTGTCGATCGTGCTCGACGGTATTTCGGGACCGAAGCTCCCGGCAGGCGAGGCCGCGGCCCGCGTCGCTCTCGGCGCCAGGTTGCGCTCCTACCGTTTCGATAAATACAAGACGAAGAAAAAGGAAGGCGACGACAAGAGCGGTTTGAAAACGCTCACCGTGATGACGCGCGCCGCCGCTTCCGCGCGCAAGGATTACGCGCCGCTGTCCAAAGTCGCGGAAGGCATGTTCCTCACGCGCGATCTCGTCAACGAGCCTGCAAACATTCTCTTTCCCGGTGAATTCGCCAAGCGCGCCCGCGCCCTTTCCAAGCTCGGCGTCAAGGTCGAAGTGCTCGGCGAAGCGCAGATGAAGAAACTCGGCATGGGCTCGCTGCTCGGCGTCGGCTATGGCAGCCAGCATGAAAGCCAGATGGTCGTGATGCGCTGGAATGGCGGCAAGCCGGGCGAGAAGCCGGTCGCCTTTGTCGGCAAGGGCGTTTGCTTCGACACCGGCGGCATCTCGCTGAAGCCTGCCGCCGGCATGGAAGACATGAAGGGCGACATGGGCGGCGCCGCCTGCGTCACCGGCCTGATGCATGCGCTGGCGGCGCGCAAGGCGAAGGTCAATGTCGTCGGCGTCATCGGTCTCGTCGAGAACATGCCGGATGGCAAGGCGCAGCGGCCGGGCGACATCGTGACCTCCATGTCCGGCCAGACCATCGAAGTCATCAACACCGATGCTGAAGGCCGCCTCGTGCTGGCCGACGCGCTCTGGTACACGCAAAGCCGCTTCAAGCCGAAATTCATGATCGACCTGGCAACGCTCACCGGCGCCATCATGGTGGCGCTCGGCAAGGAATATGCGGGCCTCTTCTCCAATGACGACAAGCTCTCGAAGCAATTGTCGGAGGCCGGTGAGGTCGAAGGTGAAAAGGTCTGGCGCCTGCCGATGGGCCCCGCCTACGACAAGATGATCGACTCGCGCTTTGCCGACATGAAAAACGTCGGCGGCCGCGATGGCGGCTCGATCACGGCGGCGCAGTTTCTTCAGCGTTTCGTCAACAAGGTCACATGGGCCCATCTCGATATCGCGGGCACGGCCATGGCATCGCCGCAGACGGCGACGAACCAGAGCTGGGGCTCGGGCTGGGGCGTGCGCCTTCTCAATCGTCTTGTGGCGGATAATTACGAAGGCTGA
- the lptF gene encoding LPS export ABC transporter permease LptF: MLKSLSRYLFFQTLGPFVVASVVLSGIIWLTQALRMLDVLITQGQTLLTFFELTVLALPSTLMIVLPISLFCAVLYSLHKLISDSEIVVMFAAGVSRWVVALPLLAIAMGTSVIILAFSIYIAPAGMRELKSRLVEIRSDVATAMIREGTFSNPATGLTVFVRERAADGTTYGVLVHDGRIPSAPVTYMAETGSLVRGPNGPLLVMFNGNIQRASRSGTETSAATFLYFDKYTYDLSQYMEDEPTLSYEGRERYFHELVNPASDDLYGQQNRDKLLADAHERLVEGFYPVMLTLIGLAALLPAPFNRRGYASRMATAAAMALTVRILGFALSNAVGNNLALAPLMYILPIAVCGICLAVIAGVRFDILWRRLSRRILSGRAGQSGAAR; the protein is encoded by the coding sequence ATGCTGAAGAGCCTGTCACGCTATCTGTTTTTCCAGACACTCGGCCCCTTCGTCGTCGCGAGCGTCGTGCTGAGCGGCATCATCTGGCTTACGCAGGCGCTGCGGATGCTCGACGTCCTCATCACGCAAGGACAGACGCTTCTCACCTTTTTCGAGCTGACGGTGCTGGCGCTGCCAAGCACGCTGATGATCGTGCTGCCGATTTCGCTTTTTTGCGCCGTGCTCTACTCCCTTCACAAGCTTATCAGCGACAGCGAAATCGTCGTGATGTTTGCAGCCGGCGTCAGCCGCTGGGTGGTTGCGCTGCCGCTGCTGGCGATCGCGATGGGCACCTCCGTCATCATTCTCGCGTTCAGCATCTATATCGCGCCGGCCGGGATGCGCGAGTTGAAGAGCCGCCTGGTCGAAATCCGCAGCGACGTCGCCACCGCGATGATCCGCGAGGGCACATTCTCCAATCCGGCGACCGGCCTAACAGTATTCGTGCGCGAACGCGCCGCCGACGGAACCACCTATGGCGTGCTGGTGCATGACGGGCGCATTCCATCCGCGCCGGTTACCTACATGGCGGAGACGGGGAGCCTTGTCAGGGGACCGAACGGGCCGCTGCTCGTCATGTTCAACGGAAACATCCAGCGCGCATCGCGCAGCGGCACGGAAACAAGCGCCGCGACATTTCTCTACTTCGACAAATATACCTACGACCTTTCGCAATACATGGAAGACGAGCCGACGCTTTCATATGAAGGGCGCGAGCGGTATTTCCACGAGCTGGTCAACCCGGCCAGCGACGATCTTTACGGCCAGCAGAACCGCGACAAGCTTCTCGCCGACGCGCATGAAAGGCTGGTGGAAGGCTTCTATCCCGTGATGCTGACGCTGATCGGGCTTGCGGCACTGCTGCCGGCGCCTTTCAACCGGCGCGGATATGCCTCGCGAATGGCGACGGCGGCGGCCATGGCGCTTACGGTTCGCATCCTCGGCTTCGCGCTTTCCAACGCGGTAGGGAACAATCTCGCGCTGGCGCCGCTCATGTATATCCTTCCCATAGCGGTCTGCGGCATATGCCTTGCCGTGATCGCGGGGGTCCGGTTCGACATTCTGTGGCGCAGGCTTTCACGCCGCATCCTGTCGGGGCGCGCAGGGCAGAGCGGGGCCGCGCGATGA
- the lptG gene encoding LPS export ABC transporter permease LptG encodes MNLSWTLSRYLGRQFLGVVLLTFGVFIVLIFMIELVELLRRSADKPDVTFGLVVTIALMEVPRIGAQTLPFAVLFGGMAAFLRLSRNNELVVARAAGVSVWQFIAPALAVAFVIGAFVTTVFNPVSATLTTRAEQLESKYLSRQASFVAVSANGLWLRQADSTGQSVVHALRMDDGFRLRRVTIFLYDQGNRFSGRIDAATARLRPGYWELADVWVMMDGEQSRKYDTYRQETSLTQKQIEESFAREESISFWELPHFIATAEAAGFSARRYQIYFHQLLATPALLCTMVLIAAAFSLRVTRMGGLLQMVLGGIFSGFLIYFLGNLAIALGLSGILPAALAAWAPSLVATLLGLAVLFHLEDG; translated from the coding sequence ATGAACCTTTCATGGACCCTTTCGCGCTATCTCGGCCGTCAGTTTCTGGGCGTCGTCCTGCTCACGTTCGGCGTGTTCATCGTTCTCATCTTCATGATCGAGCTTGTCGAGCTTCTGCGGCGCAGCGCGGACAAGCCCGACGTGACATTCGGGCTTGTGGTGACCATCGCGCTGATGGAGGTGCCCCGGATCGGCGCGCAAACGCTGCCCTTTGCCGTTCTCTTCGGGGGCATGGCCGCGTTTTTGCGGCTGAGCCGGAACAATGAACTCGTGGTTGCGCGCGCGGCCGGTGTTTCGGTGTGGCAATTCATTGCGCCGGCGCTGGCGGTGGCGTTCGTCATCGGCGCTTTCGTCACCACCGTTTTCAACCCCGTATCGGCGACGCTGACGACGCGGGCCGAGCAGCTCGAATCCAAATATCTTTCGCGGCAGGCAAGCTTTGTCGCGGTTTCGGCAAACGGGCTGTGGCTCCGGCAAGCGGATTCGACCGGGCAATCGGTCGTCCACGCCCTGCGCATGGATGACGGGTTCCGGCTGCGGCGGGTTACCATTTTTCTCTACGACCAGGGCAACCGCTTCAGCGGCCGCATCGACGCGGCGACGGCCCGTCTGCGACCGGGCTATTGGGAGCTTGCCGATGTCTGGGTCATGATGGATGGCGAGCAGTCCCGCAAATACGACACCTACCGGCAGGAAACGTCGCTGACGCAAAAGCAGATCGAGGAGAGCTTCGCGCGCGAGGAATCCATTTCCTTCTGGGAACTGCCGCATTTCATCGCCACGGCCGAAGCGGCCGGCTTTTCGGCCCGCCGGTATCAGATTTATTTCCACCAGCTTCTGGCCACGCCTGCCCTGCTCTGCACCATGGTGCTGATCGCCGCGGCCTTCTCGCTGCGGGTGACGCGGATGGGGGGGCTGCTGCAAATGGTCCTTGGCGGCATATTCTCTGGCTTTTTGATCTATTTCCTCGGCAATCTGGCTATCGCGCTGGGCCTGTCCGGCATCCTGCCGGCGGCGCTTGCCGCCTGGGCTCCATCGCTCGTGGCGACACTTTTGGGACTTGCGGTTCTCTTTCACCTCGAAGACGGTTAG
- a CDS encoding LPS-assembly protein LptD, whose protein sequence is MGLGKGRGILWPIAVLIAVTLAGGPARAQEPAPARQQAFPESGEVLMQADQLSYDRDARVVTASGHVELAYGERVLLADRVTYNETTGVVTADGNVSLLDPQGDVAFADHLVLRNEMRDGVIQTLRVLLSDNSRLAGHDVVRSGGNMTTLHRGVYSPCDICEKKGQTTPIWQIKAFRVIHNKEKQRIIYEDAFMEFFGVPVFYVPYFSQPDPTVKRQSGFLTPSFGSSSDLGQQVEIPYYWAIAPDKDATISPRFTSKEGTVYQGEYRQRFESGQFEMFGTATWPRNQQVGTPAENDFRGSLFGQGDFTLDENWRWGFRSELASDDTYLRRYDLSSATDLISNVNTTYIDGRNSFTADAYYFRGLLAADDTATTPWVAPLMQYEYSYPDQVAGGRIGFSANAMVLQRREGAKSRRVSSSVRWDRRETSASGFVYRLFGSLRGDVYSVEDVPNPAFPAATFDSSTITRALPTIGTEWSYPLVRSESGLRQVLEPIAQLIYSPNVGNTEEIPNEDSLSFEFDDTNLFSEDRFVGFDRWETGARANLGVRYSVYTQGGGQANVLFGQSFRVNNNDSVAASTGLQDDTSDYVGRVMVAPSDDFLLVYRFRLDDENYKIRRNELNFLGRFGPLTGDIGYAYFAPDQSLTFQAREEAYIGSVLRLDRYWRVFGQTRRDIENDRTVANRLGVGYGDECLDVSLGLYQSFYRDRDIEPENSVILQITFKTLGSAQVSGSAGSN, encoded by the coding sequence ATGGGTTTGGGCAAGGGGCGCGGCATCCTGTGGCCGATAGCTGTGCTTATAGCGGTCACGCTGGCCGGGGGGCCGGCCCGCGCGCAAGAGCCCGCCCCCGCCCGGCAGCAAGCCTTTCCCGAATCCGGCGAAGTGCTGATGCAGGCCGACCAGCTTTCCTATGACAGGGATGCACGCGTGGTGACGGCGAGCGGCCATGTGGAGCTTGCCTATGGCGAGCGGGTGCTGCTTGCCGACCGCGTCACCTATAACGAGACGACCGGCGTCGTGACCGCGGACGGCAATGTGTCGCTGCTCGACCCGCAAGGCGACGTGGCCTTTGCCGACCACCTGGTGCTGCGCAATGAAATGCGCGACGGCGTGATCCAGACACTGCGCGTGCTGCTGAGCGACAATTCGCGGCTTGCGGGCCATGACGTGGTGCGCAGCGGCGGCAACATGACGACGCTCCACCGGGGCGTCTACAGCCCGTGCGACATCTGCGAGAAAAAAGGACAGACGACGCCGATCTGGCAGATCAAGGCCTTCCGCGTCATCCACAACAAGGAGAAGCAGAGGATTATCTATGAAGACGCCTTCATGGAGTTCTTCGGCGTTCCCGTTTTTTATGTTCCCTATTTCTCGCAGCCTGACCCGACCGTGAAGCGGCAGTCGGGTTTTCTCACGCCTTCCTTCGGTAGCTCTTCGGATCTCGGGCAGCAGGTGGAAATTCCCTATTACTGGGCGATCGCGCCGGACAAGGACGCGACGATCTCGCCGCGCTTCACGAGCAAGGAAGGCACGGTCTATCAGGGCGAATACCGGCAGCGCTTCGAGAGCGGCCAGTTCGAGATGTTCGGCACGGCCACCTGGCCGCGCAACCAGCAAGTGGGCACGCCGGCGGAAAACGACTTTCGCGGCAGCTTGTTCGGTCAGGGCGATTTCACGCTCGATGAAAACTGGCGCTGGGGCTTTCGCTCCGAGCTCGCTTCGGACGACACCTATCTGCGCCGCTACGACCTGTCGTCGGCGACCGACCTGATCAGCAATGTGAACACGACCTATATAGACGGGCGCAACAGCTTCACGGCGGACGCCTATTATTTCCGCGGCCTGCTGGCGGCGGACGACACGGCGACCACGCCCTGGGTCGCGCCGCTGATGCAATATGAGTATTCCTATCCAGATCAGGTCGCCGGCGGGCGCATCGGCTTTTCGGCCAATGCCATGGTGCTGCAACGCCGCGAAGGCGCGAAGTCGCGCCGGGTATCAAGCTCCGTCAGATGGGACCGCCGGGAGACATCCGCGAGCGGCTTCGTCTATCGCCTGTTCGGCAGCCTGCGCGGCGATGTCTATTCGGTCGAAGACGTGCCGAACCCCGCCTTTCCGGCCGCGACCTTCGACAGCTCGACGATCACCCGGGCATTGCCGACCATCGGCACGGAATGGAGCTATCCTCTCGTCCGCTCAGAGAGCGGCCTGAGGCAGGTGCTGGAGCCGATCGCGCAGCTCATCTATTCGCCCAATGTCGGCAATACCGAGGAAATACCGAACGAGGATTCGCTGAGCTTCGAGTTCGACGATACCAACCTCTTTTCGGAAGACCGCTTCGTCGGCTTCGACCGCTGGGAAACGGGGGCGCGGGCCAATCTCGGCGTCCGTTACTCGGTTTACACGCAGGGAGGCGGCCAGGCGAACGTGCTGTTTGGCCAGAGCTTTCGAGTGAACAATAATGACAGCGTAGCCGCATCGACCGGGCTGCAGGACGATACATCGGATTATGTCGGCCGGGTCATGGTTGCGCCTTCCGATGATTTTCTGCTGGTCTACCGCTTCCGGCTCGACGACGAGAACTACAAGATCCGGCGCAACGAACTCAACTTCCTCGGCCGGTTCGGCCCGTTGACCGGCGATATCGGCTATGCGTATTTTGCGCCGGACCAGTCCCTGACCTTCCAGGCGCGCGAAGAGGCCTATATCGGCAGCGTGCTGAGGCTCGACCGGTATTGGCGGGTATTCGGCCAGACGCGGCGGGATATCGAAAACGACCGCACGGTGGCAAACAGGCTCGGAGTAGGCTACGGAGATGAATGCCTCGATGTCTCGCTCGGCCTGTATCAGTCGTTTTACCGGGACAGGGACATAGAACCGGAAAATTCGGTGATCCTTCAGATTACCTTCAAGACGCTGGGAAGCGCCCAGGTCTCGGGCTCCGCCGGCTCGAACTAA